A stretch of Pogona vitticeps strain Pit_001003342236 chromosome 5, PviZW2.1, whole genome shotgun sequence DNA encodes these proteins:
- the GNPDA2 gene encoding glucosamine-6-phosphate deaminase 2 isoform X1 produces the protein MRLVILNNYDLASEWAAKYICNRIIQFKPNENRYFTLGLPTGSTPLGCYQKLIEYHKRGDLSFKYVKTFNMDEYVGLPRSHPESYHSYMWNNFFKHIDIDPNNAHILDGNAPDLKAECDSFEKKIKEAGGIELFVGGIGPDGHIAFNEPGSSLVSRTRLKTLAMDTILANAKYFDGDLTKVPTMALTVGVGTVMDAREVMILITGAHKAFALYKAIEEGVNHMWTVSAFQQHPHTIFVCDEDATLELRVKTVKYFKGLMHVHNKLVDPLYSMKEQN, from the exons ATGAGGCTGGTCATACTCAACAACTACGACCTGGCTAGTGAATGGGCTGCCAAGTACATCTGTAATCGCATCATCCAGTTCAAGCCAAATGAAAACAGATATTTCACTCTTGGCTTACCAACAG GAAGTACCCCTCTAGGATGCTACCAGAAATTAATAGAATATCACAAAAGGGGAGATCTGTCTTTCAAATATGTGAAGACATTCAACATGGATGAATATGTGG GGCTTCCCAGAAGTCATCCAGAGAGCTATCATTCTTATATGTGGAATAACTTTTTTAAACATATTGATATAGATCCAAACAATGCTCATATTCTTGATGGAAATGCTCCAGATCTAAAAGCAGAATGTgattcctttgaaaaaaaaataaaagaagctgGTGGGATAGAGCTGTTTGTTGGAG GCATTGGTCCAGATGGTCACATAGCTTTCAATGAACCAGGATCAAGTTTGGTATCCAGAACAAGACTGAAGACGCTGGCCATGGACACCATTCTGGCAAATGCAAAATACTTTGATGGAGACTTAACTAAAGTGCCAACTATGGCATTAACTGTTGGTGTGGGGACGGTGATGGATGCTCGAGAA GTGATGATTCTGATCACGGGTGCACACAAAGCATTTGCCTTGTACAAGGCAATTGAAGAAGGAGTCAATCATATGTGGACAGTTTCTGCTTTCCAGCAACATCCTCACACCATCTTTGTATGTGATGAAGATGCTACCTTAGAACTGAGAGTTAAAAcagtcaaatattttaaag gTTTAATGCATGTGCACAACAAACTTGTGGATCCTCTTTACAGTATGAAAGAGCAAAACTGA
- the GNPDA2 gene encoding glucosamine-6-phosphate deaminase 2 isoform X3: MDEYVGLPRSHPESYHSYMWNNFFKHIDIDPNNAHILDGNAPDLKAECDSFEKKIKEAGGIELFVGGIGPDGHIAFNEPGSSLVSRTRLKTLAMDTILANAKYFDGDLTKVPTMALTVGVGTVMDAREVMILITGAHKAFALYKAIEEGVNHMWTVSAFQQHPHTIFVCDEDATLELRVKTVKYFKGLMHVHNKLVDPLYSMKEQN, translated from the exons ATGGATGAATATGTGG GGCTTCCCAGAAGTCATCCAGAGAGCTATCATTCTTATATGTGGAATAACTTTTTTAAACATATTGATATAGATCCAAACAATGCTCATATTCTTGATGGAAATGCTCCAGATCTAAAAGCAGAATGTgattcctttgaaaaaaaaataaaagaagctgGTGGGATAGAGCTGTTTGTTGGAG GCATTGGTCCAGATGGTCACATAGCTTTCAATGAACCAGGATCAAGTTTGGTATCCAGAACAAGACTGAAGACGCTGGCCATGGACACCATTCTGGCAAATGCAAAATACTTTGATGGAGACTTAACTAAAGTGCCAACTATGGCATTAACTGTTGGTGTGGGGACGGTGATGGATGCTCGAGAA GTGATGATTCTGATCACGGGTGCACACAAAGCATTTGCCTTGTACAAGGCAATTGAAGAAGGAGTCAATCATATGTGGACAGTTTCTGCTTTCCAGCAACATCCTCACACCATCTTTGTATGTGATGAAGATGCTACCTTAGAACTGAGAGTTAAAAcagtcaaatattttaaag gTTTAATGCATGTGCACAACAAACTTGTGGATCCTCTTTACAGTATGAAAGAGCAAAACTGA
- the GNPDA2 gene encoding glucosamine-6-phosphate deaminase 2 isoform X2, with protein sequence MRLVILNNYDLASEWAAKYICNRIIQFKPNENRYFTLGLPTGLPRSHPESYHSYMWNNFFKHIDIDPNNAHILDGNAPDLKAECDSFEKKIKEAGGIELFVGGIGPDGHIAFNEPGSSLVSRTRLKTLAMDTILANAKYFDGDLTKVPTMALTVGVGTVMDAREVMILITGAHKAFALYKAIEEGVNHMWTVSAFQQHPHTIFVCDEDATLELRVKTVKYFKGLMHVHNKLVDPLYSMKEQN encoded by the exons ATGAGGCTGGTCATACTCAACAACTACGACCTGGCTAGTGAATGGGCTGCCAAGTACATCTGTAATCGCATCATCCAGTTCAAGCCAAATGAAAACAGATATTTCACTCTTGGCTTACCAACAG GGCTTCCCAGAAGTCATCCAGAGAGCTATCATTCTTATATGTGGAATAACTTTTTTAAACATATTGATATAGATCCAAACAATGCTCATATTCTTGATGGAAATGCTCCAGATCTAAAAGCAGAATGTgattcctttgaaaaaaaaataaaagaagctgGTGGGATAGAGCTGTTTGTTGGAG GCATTGGTCCAGATGGTCACATAGCTTTCAATGAACCAGGATCAAGTTTGGTATCCAGAACAAGACTGAAGACGCTGGCCATGGACACCATTCTGGCAAATGCAAAATACTTTGATGGAGACTTAACTAAAGTGCCAACTATGGCATTAACTGTTGGTGTGGGGACGGTGATGGATGCTCGAGAA GTGATGATTCTGATCACGGGTGCACACAAAGCATTTGCCTTGTACAAGGCAATTGAAGAAGGAGTCAATCATATGTGGACAGTTTCTGCTTTCCAGCAACATCCTCACACCATCTTTGTATGTGATGAAGATGCTACCTTAGAACTGAGAGTTAAAAcagtcaaatattttaaag gTTTAATGCATGTGCACAACAAACTTGTGGATCCTCTTTACAGTATGAAAGAGCAAAACTGA